From the genome of Palaemon carinicauda isolate YSFRI2023 chromosome 6, ASM3689809v2, whole genome shotgun sequence, one region includes:
- the LOC137642258 gene encoding putative neutral sphingomyelinase isoform X1, whose protein sequence is MTVPEIVPKDNSMAVEIKILTLNIWGIPGVSKDRKARVEAIANQLIAGPEEYDFVFLQEVWSKEDYKFIVSKVNKKLPFSEYFVSGGYGSGLCTFSKTQITDVRYRRFSLNGYPHKVLHGDWWGGKGVALCRTVRHGIPFSLANTHLHGKYPSSNWSCSSQCLRPGSRDEQRPILSNQLHACYDAEKDEYVHHRAVQAFETPQLIRSNRKDEDVLIFAGDFNVTSTDFAYGLIKCYGNLVDTYTESAVKVRPSVLFFPYMQATILNVHV, encoded by the exons ATGACGGTCCCCGAGATAGTACCGAAAGACAACAGCATGGCTGTGGAGATTAAGATTTTAACCCTCAATATTTG GGGGATACCTGGTGTCTCCAAGGATAGGAAAGCAAGAGTGGAAGCCATAGCAAACCAGCTAATAGCAGGACCTGAGGAGTATGATTTTGTTTTCCTTCAAGAAGTGTGGTCTAAAGAAGATTACAAATTCATTGTGAGCAAG GTTAACAAAAAATTGCCCTTTTCCGAGTATTTTGTGAGTGGTGGTTATGGATCCGGACTGTGCACTTTCTCCAAAACTCAAATAACTGACGTTCGATACAGAAGATTTTCATTAAATGGTTACCCCCACAAAGTGCTCCATGGCGATTGGTGGGGAGGAAAGGGAGTCGCTCTCTGCCGTACGGTTCGTCATGGAATTCCTTTTTCCCTCGCTAACACTCAT CTTCATGGGAAGTATCCTAGTAGCAATTGGAGTTGTTCCTCCCAGTGTTTGAGACCTGGAAGTCGAGATGAACAGCGACCTATTCTGAGCAACCAA TTACACGCATGTTACGATGCAGAAAAAGATGAGTACGTTCACCACCGAGCTGTGCAAGCATTTGAGACTCCTCAGCTCATTCGCTCCAACAGAAAGGACGAAGACGTTCTGATTTTTGCCGGAGACTTCAATGTTACATCAACAGATTTTGCTTATGGACTTATAAAATGTTATGGAAATCTGGTTGATACATATACAGAAAGTGCAGTAAAGGTAAGACCTTCTgttttattctttccatatatgCAAGCAACTATATTAAATGTACACGTATGA
- the LOC137642258 gene encoding putative neutral sphingomyelinase isoform X2 translates to MTVPEIVPKDNSMAVEIKILTLNIWGIPGVSKDRKARVEAIANQLIAGPEEYDFVFLQEVWSKEDYKFIVSKVNKKLPFSEYFVSGGYGSGLCTFSKTQITDVRYRRFSLNGYPHKVLHGDWWGGKGVALCRTVRHGIPFSLANTHLHACYDAEKDEYVHHRAVQAFETPQLIRSNRKDEDVLIFAGDFNVTSTDFAYGLIKCYGNLVDTYTESAVKVRPSVLFFPYMQATILNVHV, encoded by the exons ATGACGGTCCCCGAGATAGTACCGAAAGACAACAGCATGGCTGTGGAGATTAAGATTTTAACCCTCAATATTTG GGGGATACCTGGTGTCTCCAAGGATAGGAAAGCAAGAGTGGAAGCCATAGCAAACCAGCTAATAGCAGGACCTGAGGAGTATGATTTTGTTTTCCTTCAAGAAGTGTGGTCTAAAGAAGATTACAAATTCATTGTGAGCAAG GTTAACAAAAAATTGCCCTTTTCCGAGTATTTTGTGAGTGGTGGTTATGGATCCGGACTGTGCACTTTCTCCAAAACTCAAATAACTGACGTTCGATACAGAAGATTTTCATTAAATGGTTACCCCCACAAAGTGCTCCATGGCGATTGGTGGGGAGGAAAGGGAGTCGCTCTCTGCCGTACGGTTCGTCATGGAATTCCTTTTTCCCTCGCTAACACTCAT TTACACGCATGTTACGATGCAGAAAAAGATGAGTACGTTCACCACCGAGCTGTGCAAGCATTTGAGACTCCTCAGCTCATTCGCTCCAACAGAAAGGACGAAGACGTTCTGATTTTTGCCGGAGACTTCAATGTTACATCAACAGATTTTGCTTATGGACTTATAAAATGTTATGGAAATCTGGTTGATACATATACAGAAAGTGCAGTAAAGGTAAGACCTTCTgttttattctttccatatatgCAAGCAACTATATTAAATGTACACGTATGA